The following are from one region of the Sorghum bicolor cultivar BTx623 chromosome 2, Sorghum_bicolor_NCBIv3, whole genome shotgun sequence genome:
- the LOC8061718 gene encoding protein SRC2 homolog: protein MGSRYEVEVTVGSARDLKNVNWRNGDLKPYAVVWIDSGAKTSTRVDLDNGENPAWDEKLLVPLPPTSRLDDAVLYIDVVHANAAEGVKPLVGSARLPLRDVLDDAGVGGKASRNLRLKRPSGRPHGRLDVRVAVKEPSRYYDPNPYPAPAGYANSAGARDPYGSSAAGGYYGSGGGYGGSGGGYRSGGGAYGSGVGGGYGAAQPYTAAPPAGYPSTYGSAPPPPQPAYGAPPVAATAAAYGAPPVAATAGYGTAAVGADGKKKNKMGMGTGLAVGAAAGVLGGLALAGGASYLEDKFEERVSERVEENLEREDSYGGGYGGGYDDFGGDDDY from the coding sequence ATGGGCTCCCGCTACGAGGTGGAGGTGACCGTGGGCTCTGCCCGGGACCTCAAGAACGTCAACTGGCGCAACGGCGACCTGAAGCCGTACGCCGTGGTGTGGATCGACTCCGGCGCCAAGACCTCCACCCGCGTCGACCTCGACAACGGCGAGAACCCCGCGTGGGACGAGAAGCTCCTGGTCCCGCTCCCGCCTACCTCCCGCCTCGACGACGCCGTCCTCTACATCGACGTCGTCCACGCCAACGCCGCCGAGGGCGTCAAGCCGCTCGTCGGATCCGCGCGCCTCCCGCTCCGCGACGTCCTCGACGACGCCGGGGTCGGGGGCAAGGCCTCGCGCAACCTCCGCCTCAAGCGCCCCTCGGGCCGCCCCCACGGCCGCCTCGACGTCCGCGTCGCCGTCAAGGAGCCGTCCAGGTACTATGACCCCAACCCTTACCCGGCCCCCGCGGGCTACGCCAACAGCGCGGGTGCTCGTGACCCCTACGGCTCGTCCGCTGCCGGCGGCTACTACGGCTCCGGTGGCGGCTACGGCGGCTCCGGAGGTGGCTACCGCTCCGGTGGCGGCGCCTACGGCAGCGGCGTCGGCGGTGGCTACGGCGCCGCGCAGCCCTACACCGCGGCGCCTCCGGCCGGGTACCCTTCCACCTACGgctccgcgccgccgcctcctcagcCAGCGTACGGCGCTCCTCccgtcgccgccaccgccgccgcctacGGCGCTCCTCCTGTCGCTGCCACCGCCGGGTACGGAACCGCCGCCGTTGGTGCCGAcggcaagaagaagaacaagatggGGATGGGGACGGGACTGGCGGTGGGCGCGGCGGCGGGTGTGCTCGGAGGGCTGGCGCTGGCCGGCGGGGCCAGCTACCTGGAGGACAAGTTCGAGGAGCGCGTGTCGGAGCGGGTGGAGGAGAACCTGGAGAGGGAGGACTCGTACGGCGGCGGCTATGGGGGTGGCTACGACGActtcggcggcgacgacgactacTGA
- the LOC8062274 gene encoding peptidyl-prolyl cis-trans isomerase CYP19-3 codes for MAKNPKVFFDILIGKSQAGRVVMELFADKVPKTAENFRALCTGEKGLGSSGKPLHYKGSAFHRIIPSFMCQGGDFTRGNGTGGESIYGAKFADENFKLHHTGPGVLSMANAGPNTNGSQFFICTAQTSWLDGKHVVFGKVVDGYAVVQKMEAVGSGSGATSQTVVIEDCGQLAHD; via the coding sequence ATGGCCAAGAACCCCAAGGTGTTCTTCGACATCCTAATCGGCAAGTCCCAGGCCGGCCGCGTCGTGATGGAGCTCTTCGCCGACAAGGTGCCCAAGACGGCCGAGAACTTCCGCGCCCTGTGCACGGGCGAGAAGGGCCTGGGCTCCTCGGGGAAGCCGCTGCACTACAAGGGCTCCGCCTTCCACCGCATCATCCCCAGCTTCATGTGCCAGGGCGGCGACTTCACCCGCGGCAACGGCACCGGCGGGGAGTCCATCTACGGCGCCAAGTTCGCCGACGAGAACTTCAAGCTGCACCACACGGGGCCCGGCGTGCTCTCCATGGCCAACGCGGGGCCCAACACCAACGGCTCCCAGTTCTTCATCTGCACCGCGCAGACGTCCTGGCTTGACGGCAAGCACGTCGTCTTCGGCAAGGTGGTCGATGGCTACGCCGTCGTGCAGAAGATGGAGGCCGTCGGCTCTGGGTCCGGTGCCACGTCCCAGACCGTAGTCATCGAGGACTGCGGCCAACTTGCTCACGACTGA